From the genome of Mycobacterium dioxanotrophicus, one region includes:
- a CDS encoding potassium-transporting ATPase subunit F, translated as MSYENIVGLILAVLIAVFVFAALLFPERF; from the coding sequence GTGAGCTACGAAAACATCGTCGGCCTGATCCTGGCGGTGCTCATCGCCGTCTTCGTGTTCGCCGCCCTGCTCTTCCCCGAGAGGTTCTAG
- a CDS encoding potassium-transporting ATPase, with product MSSNGDSMSVLIYVVLTVAIFALLGLVQRLVERL from the coding sequence GTGTCTTCGAACGGAGACAGCATGTCTGTCCTGATTTACGTCGTGCTGACGGTGGCGATCTTCGCGCTGCTCGGCTTGGTGCAGAGGTTGGTCGAACGACTGTGA
- a CDS encoding cupin domain-containing protein — protein sequence MPSLTHLQNVIALDNLEPTGQRPGADAGDPQLTTLGVPSGTEALTGVWECEPGGWPVVNRPNTEVCYILSGKVRITDEESGRVVEVGAGDFLLLPPGWTGRWDVTETVRKVYAIF from the coding sequence ATGCCCTCGCTGACTCATCTGCAGAACGTGATCGCCCTCGACAACCTTGAACCCACCGGTCAACGGCCAGGTGCCGATGCCGGCGACCCCCAACTGACGACGCTAGGCGTGCCGTCGGGCACCGAAGCCCTGACTGGCGTCTGGGAATGCGAACCCGGTGGCTGGCCCGTCGTCAACCGACCCAACACCGAGGTCTGCTACATCCTGTCCGGCAAGGTGCGCATTACCGATGAGGAATCGGGTCGAGTCGTCGAAGTGGGCGCCGGTGACTTCCTCTTGCTCCCACCCGGCTGGACCGGGCGCTGGGACGTCACCGAGACCGTTCGCAAGGTTTACGCCATCTTCTAG
- the kdpB gene encoding potassium-transporting ATPase subunit KdpB, with product MSVPTAERAVSHQPKSKSVPSGLIDPAMLWRSVPDALRKLDPRTLWRNPVMFIVELGAVWSTVLAIVEPTWFGWLIVGWLWLTVVFANLAEAVAEGRGKAQAESLRKTKADTMARRLTESGAEESVPAPQLKLGDIVVVEAGQVIPGDGDVVEGIASVDESAITGESAPVIRESGGDRSAVTGGTTVLSDRIVVKITQKPGESFIDRMIALVEGANRQKTPNEIALNILLAALTIIFVFAVATLQPLAIYSKANNPGVPDSLSLTANGVSGIVMVALLVCLIPTTIGALLSAIGIAGMDRLVQRNVLAMSGRAVEAAGDVNTLLLDKTGTITLGNRQASAFVPLSGISAAQLADAAQLSSLADETPEGRSIVVFAKQHHGLRARTPGELAHAHWIEFSATTRMSGVDLDGHKLRKGAASAVAEWVRSEGGSVPDELGSIVDGISGAGGTPLVVGQVAGDGGTAEVLGVIHLKDVVKQGMRDRFDEMRKMGIRTVMITGDNPLTAKAIADEAGVDDFLAEATPEDKLALIKKEQAGGRLVAMTGDGTNDAPALAQADVGVAMNTGTSAAKEAGNMVDLDSDPTKLIEIVEIGKQLLITRGALTTFSIANDIAKYFAIIPAMFVALFPGLDLLNIMRLHSPQSAILSAVIFNAIVIVALIPLALKGVRYTPSSASKLLSRNLYLYGLGGIVAPFIGIKLIDLVVQLLPGMS from the coding sequence ATGTCTGTCCCCACCGCCGAACGCGCGGTTTCCCACCAACCCAAATCCAAATCCGTGCCGAGCGGTTTGATCGACCCTGCGATGTTGTGGCGATCGGTGCCCGACGCCCTGCGCAAGCTCGACCCCCGCACGCTGTGGCGCAACCCAGTGATGTTCATCGTCGAACTCGGCGCCGTCTGGAGCACGGTGCTGGCCATCGTCGAGCCGACCTGGTTCGGCTGGCTGATCGTCGGCTGGCTGTGGCTGACCGTGGTGTTCGCCAACCTGGCCGAGGCGGTCGCCGAAGGTCGCGGCAAGGCGCAGGCCGAATCACTGCGAAAGACCAAGGCCGACACCATGGCCCGCCGACTCACCGAATCCGGCGCCGAAGAGTCGGTACCCGCGCCGCAGCTCAAGCTCGGTGACATCGTGGTGGTCGAAGCCGGCCAGGTCATTCCCGGTGACGGCGACGTCGTGGAAGGCATTGCCTCGGTGGATGAATCGGCCATCACCGGTGAATCTGCCCCGGTCATCCGGGAATCCGGTGGCGACCGCTCGGCGGTGACGGGCGGCACCACCGTGCTGTCGGACCGCATCGTCGTGAAGATCACGCAGAAGCCGGGTGAGAGCTTCATCGACCGGATGATCGCGCTCGTCGAAGGCGCCAATCGGCAGAAGACGCCCAACGAGATCGCACTCAATATCCTGCTGGCCGCCCTGACGATCATCTTCGTGTTCGCCGTCGCCACCCTGCAGCCGCTGGCCATCTACTCCAAGGCCAACAACCCGGGCGTTCCAGACAGCCTGTCGCTCACGGCAAACGGCGTCAGCGGCATCGTGATGGTGGCGCTGCTGGTGTGCCTGATCCCGACGACCATCGGTGCGCTGCTGTCCGCCATCGGCATCGCAGGCATGGACCGGCTGGTGCAGCGCAATGTGCTGGCCATGTCCGGCCGGGCCGTCGAGGCCGCCGGTGACGTCAACACCCTGCTGCTGGACAAGACCGGCACCATCACCCTGGGTAACCGGCAGGCCTCCGCGTTCGTGCCGCTGAGCGGTATCTCGGCCGCGCAGCTCGCCGATGCCGCGCAGCTCTCCAGCCTGGCCGACGAAACCCCGGAGGGCCGCTCGATCGTGGTGTTCGCCAAGCAGCATCACGGGCTGCGCGCCCGCACCCCAGGAGAACTCGCTCACGCCCATTGGATCGAGTTCAGCGCCACCACCCGCATGTCCGGCGTCGACCTCGACGGGCACAAGCTGCGCAAGGGCGCCGCCAGCGCCGTCGCCGAGTGGGTGCGCTCTGAAGGCGGCTCGGTGCCAGACGAATTGGGTTCCATCGTCGACGGCATTTCCGGCGCTGGTGGCACCCCGCTGGTCGTCGGTCAGGTGGCCGGCGACGGCGGCACCGCCGAGGTGCTCGGGGTCATCCATCTCAAGGACGTCGTGAAGCAGGGCATGCGCGACCGGTTCGACGAGATGCGCAAGATGGGCATCCGGACGGTGATGATCACCGGCGACAACCCGTTGACCGCCAAGGCCATTGCCGACGAGGCCGGCGTCGACGACTTTCTCGCCGAGGCCACTCCCGAGGACAAGCTGGCGCTGATCAAGAAGGAGCAGGCCGGCGGCCGGCTCGTCGCCATGACCGGTGACGGCACCAACGACGCCCCCGCACTGGCCCAGGCCGACGTGGGCGTGGCGATGAACACCGGCACCTCGGCGGCCAAAGAAGCCGGCAACATGGTCGATCTCGACTCGGACCCGACGAAACTCATCGAGATCGTGGAGATCGGCAAGCAATTGCTGATCACCCGCGGCGCACTGACCACGTTCTCGATCGCCAACGACATCGCCAAATACTTCGCGATCATCCCGGCCATGTTCGTCGCCCTGTTCCCGGGCCTGGACTTGCTGAACATCATGCGGTTGCACAGCCCGCAGTCGGCGATCCTGTCCGCGGTGATCTTCAACGCCATCGTGATCGTCGCGCTGATCCCCCTGGCGCTCAAGGGTGTCCGCTATACCCCGAGCAGTGCGTCGAAACTGTTGAGCCGCAACCTGTATCTGTACGGCCTCGGCGGTATCGTCGCCCCGTTCATCGGGATCAAGCTCATCGACCTCGTTGTCCAACTTCTCCCTGGAATGTCGTAA
- the kdpA gene encoding potassium-transporting ATPase subunit KdpA, which produces MTTTTAGILFLALLVAVIALVHVPLGDYMFRVYIGDKDSRAERLIYRVIGADPRSEQTWGSYARSVLAFSAVSILVLFIFQLVQGKLPLHLHDPATPMTPALAWNTAVSFVTNTNWQAYSGETTQGHLVQMAGLAVQNFVSAAVGMAVAVALVRGFARRHTGDLGNFWADLVRGSIRILLPISIIGAIVLIAGGAIQNFALHDQLVTTLSGAQQTIPGGPVASQEVIKELGTNGGGFYNANSSHPFENPTTWTNWVEIFLILLIPFSLPRTFGRMVDSRKQGYAIAAVMGVIALLSTSFMMWFQLQHHGTVPSAVGSAMEGVEQRFGVADSAVFASATTLTSTGAVDSFHDSYTSLGGMMTMFNMQLGEVAPGGVGSGLYGMLILAIITVFVAGLMVGRTPEYLGKKITPREIKLAASYFLVTPLIVLTGTAVAMAMPGQRAGMLNTGPHGLSEVLYAFTSAANNNGSAFAGISVNTEWYNTALGLAMVFGRFLPIVLVLALAGSLAAQGSTPESIGTLPTHRPQFVGMVVGVTVILVALTFLPMLALGPLAEGIH; this is translated from the coding sequence GTGACTACCACCACCGCGGGGATCCTGTTCCTCGCATTGCTCGTCGCGGTGATCGCGCTGGTGCATGTGCCGTTGGGCGACTACATGTTCCGTGTCTACATCGGCGACAAGGATTCTCGTGCCGAACGGCTGATCTACCGGGTGATCGGGGCCGATCCCCGGTCCGAGCAGACCTGGGGCTCGTATGCCCGCAGCGTGCTCGCGTTCTCGGCCGTCAGCATCCTGGTCCTATTCATCTTCCAGTTGGTCCAGGGCAAGCTGCCGCTGCACCTTCACGATCCGGCCACCCCGATGACCCCCGCGCTGGCGTGGAACACCGCCGTCAGCTTCGTCACCAACACCAACTGGCAGGCCTACTCCGGCGAAACCACGCAGGGCCACCTCGTGCAGATGGCCGGGCTGGCGGTACAGAACTTCGTCTCCGCCGCCGTCGGCATGGCCGTCGCCGTGGCCCTGGTACGCGGATTCGCGCGTCGGCACACCGGCGACCTCGGCAACTTCTGGGCCGACCTGGTGCGCGGCAGTATCCGTATCCTGCTGCCGATTTCGATTATCGGTGCCATCGTGCTCATCGCCGGCGGCGCCATCCAGAACTTCGCGTTGCACGACCAGCTGGTTACCACGCTCAGCGGCGCGCAACAGACCATCCCCGGCGGACCGGTCGCCAGCCAGGAGGTCATCAAGGAACTCGGCACCAACGGCGGCGGTTTCTACAACGCCAACTCGTCGCACCCGTTCGAGAACCCGACCACGTGGACCAACTGGGTCGAGATCTTCCTGATTCTGCTCATCCCGTTCTCGCTGCCGCGCACGTTCGGCCGGATGGTCGACAGCCGAAAGCAGGGTTACGCCATCGCCGCGGTGATGGGCGTCATCGCCCTGCTGAGCACCAGCTTCATGATGTGGTTCCAGCTGCAGCATCACGGCACTGTGCCCAGCGCCGTCGGAAGTGCCATGGAGGGCGTCGAACAGCGCTTCGGCGTGGCGGATTCGGCGGTGTTCGCCTCGGCGACGACGCTGACCTCCACCGGTGCGGTCGACTCGTTCCACGACTCCTACACGAGCCTCGGCGGCATGATGACGATGTTCAACATGCAGCTCGGCGAGGTCGCGCCGGGCGGTGTCGGATCGGGCCTGTACGGCATGCTGATCCTCGCGATCATCACCGTGTTCGTCGCCGGGCTGATGGTCGGACGGACCCCGGAGTACCTGGGAAAGAAGATCACACCGCGCGAAATCAAGCTGGCGGCAAGCTATTTCCTGGTCACGCCGCTGATCGTGCTGACCGGCACCGCGGTGGCCATGGCCATGCCGGGTCAACGCGCCGGGATGCTCAACACCGGACCGCACGGCCTCAGTGAGGTGCTCTACGCCTTCACCTCCGCGGCCAACAACAACGGCTCGGCCTTCGCCGGCATCAGCGTCAACACCGAGTGGTACAACACCGCGCTGGGGCTGGCGATGGTGTTCGGCCGGTTCCTGCCCATCGTCCTCGTGTTGGCACTGGCGGGTTCGCTTGCCGCCCAAGGCAGCACACCCGAGTCGATCGGCACCCTGCCGACGCACCGGCCGCAGTTCGTCGGAATGGTCGTCGGCGTCACGGTGATCCTGGTCGCCCTCACCTTCCTGCCCATGCTCGCGCTCGGGCCCCTCGCTGAAGGAATCCACTGA
- a CDS encoding NAD(P)/FAD-dependent oxidoreductase, with protein MVARDVDRSATKLTVGVPLWREERPAPRRAPLNTDITADVAIVGAGFTGLWTAYYLAKTEPSLNIVIVEREYAGFGASGRNGGWASSIFPVSLAHVAKLYDHDSALRLQSAMNDTVTEIGTVVAEESIDCDYAREGFLSLARNQAQLARAQATVTASEAFGTKGQWQFLSADEARQRVNATAVRGAIYTEHCALLQPDKLVRGLASTVEALGVAIYEDTAVNSIDNGLVRTNRGQIKAGTVVRATEAFTPQFAEYRRHVAPLYSLVVATAPISDAVRQTLALTSRTAFNDMRNLRIYAHPTADGRLVFGGRGAPYHFGSKVDPRFDVNAKIHGEIITTMHEMFPQLRDVPVTHRWGGPLGVPRDWFPSVGYDRANKIAWAGPYVGDGVATSNLAGRILRNALLGRRDDVDRLPIVNHRSKKWEVEPFRWLGVNAGLRAAASADLEERVTNKPSKVSALLESLTGAH; from the coding sequence ATGGTGGCCAGAGACGTCGATCGCAGCGCAACGAAACTCACGGTGGGTGTTCCGCTGTGGCGCGAGGAGCGTCCTGCCCCGCGACGGGCTCCGCTGAACACAGACATCACCGCGGACGTGGCGATCGTCGGTGCCGGTTTCACCGGTCTGTGGACTGCGTACTACCTGGCCAAAACCGAACCGTCACTCAACATCGTGATTGTCGAACGCGAGTACGCCGGATTCGGTGCCTCCGGGCGCAACGGGGGATGGGCTTCGTCGATCTTCCCGGTGTCGCTGGCTCACGTTGCCAAGCTCTACGACCATGACTCAGCGCTACGCCTCCAATCTGCCATGAACGACACGGTCACCGAGATCGGCACGGTCGTTGCCGAGGAGTCCATCGACTGCGATTACGCCCGTGAGGGTTTTCTGTCGCTGGCGCGCAACCAGGCGCAATTGGCCCGAGCGCAAGCGACCGTCACGGCTTCCGAGGCCTTCGGGACCAAGGGACAATGGCAGTTCCTCAGCGCCGACGAGGCCCGGCAGCGGGTCAATGCCACTGCTGTACGGGGTGCGATCTACACCGAGCATTGCGCTCTGTTGCAGCCCGACAAACTGGTTCGCGGACTGGCTTCGACCGTCGAGGCGCTCGGCGTCGCCATCTACGAGGACACGGCGGTTAACTCGATCGACAACGGGCTGGTCCGGACGAACCGCGGACAAATCAAGGCGGGCACTGTGGTTCGCGCCACCGAGGCGTTCACGCCGCAGTTCGCCGAGTATCGACGACACGTCGCGCCGCTGTACTCGCTCGTGGTCGCCACCGCCCCCATCTCCGATGCTGTGCGCCAGACGCTGGCCCTGACCTCCCGTACCGCCTTCAATGACATGCGTAACCTGCGCATCTACGCACATCCCACCGCCGACGGACGCCTGGTGTTCGGCGGTCGCGGAGCCCCTTACCACTTCGGCTCAAAGGTCGATCCGCGGTTCGACGTGAACGCCAAAATCCACGGCGAGATCATCACGACGATGCACGAAATGTTCCCCCAGCTGCGTGACGTCCCAGTGACCCATCGATGGGGAGGCCCACTGGGTGTGCCGCGTGACTGGTTTCCGTCGGTCGGTTACGACCGCGCCAACAAGATCGCCTGGGCCGGACCGTACGTCGGCGACGGCGTCGCGACTAGCAACCTCGCTGGCCGCATCCTGCGAAACGCGCTGCTCGGACGGCGCGACGACGTTGATCGGCTGCCGATCGTCAATCACCGCTCCAAAAAGTGGGAGGTGGAACCCTTCCGTTGGCTCGGCGTCAACGCCGGGCTGCGGGCCGCTGCATCCGCCGACCTCGAGGAGCGCGTCACCAACAAGCCGTCAAAGGTGTCGGCTCTTCTCGAAAGCCTCACCGGCGCACACTGA
- a CDS encoding PucR family transcriptional regulator → MISVDQLVAVPSLGLRYLAGERGGSRLVTWAHACDLEDPWNWFDHGDLVMTTGGGMPADEASQCRWMTQLIESKVSALVVASSPTAPEVTQGLIDVAEAHGFPVLSAGYELHFVALARTVIESAIESERQRVTAIKRLYDVYWQSLHARSTFTERLSALEVATGWALEVREQLAGELIATGRRHYALDGTGGAVSDPVHVPIPGAGEVVLIAVADRLPVTDRPLVQHIGGLIALELEHDAAQRDRMRASGADLLSGLIDESITLSAVWPELRHRGMVGDVVMACWSMPDGAPLNHHSIHRQVCLQNYDPLLLVRGSALVGLVPYDTEMLQRVAAKLAPGCAVGTSSQLAMNTHVAEALRQAQLAVARAHERGSAIATYGDEGTRDFLPSSVEDIRRLVRSTLGPIIAHDRANDGNLVESVRTFLRYDGVWQTSADALNIHRQTLVYRLKKVEQLTGLKPTSTEGAAMIWLALTAAERAELTLDDLAD, encoded by the coding sequence GTGATTTCGGTGGATCAACTGGTGGCCGTCCCATCGCTGGGCCTCCGCTACCTCGCGGGTGAACGCGGTGGATCCCGGCTGGTGACCTGGGCGCATGCTTGTGACCTGGAGGATCCGTGGAACTGGTTCGACCACGGTGACCTGGTGATGACGACCGGCGGTGGAATGCCCGCAGATGAGGCATCCCAGTGCCGGTGGATGACCCAGTTGATCGAGAGCAAGGTGAGTGCTCTCGTTGTGGCCTCCAGCCCCACCGCTCCCGAGGTGACGCAGGGGTTGATCGACGTTGCCGAGGCGCATGGTTTCCCGGTGCTGAGTGCGGGCTACGAGCTGCACTTCGTCGCGTTGGCGCGCACCGTGATCGAGAGTGCGATTGAATCCGAACGCCAGCGGGTGACAGCGATCAAGCGGCTCTACGACGTGTACTGGCAGTCACTGCATGCCAGAAGCACGTTCACGGAGCGCTTGTCCGCGCTGGAGGTCGCCACTGGCTGGGCGTTGGAGGTTCGAGAACAGCTGGCCGGCGAGCTGATCGCCACGGGACGTCGCCACTACGCGCTGGACGGCACCGGCGGAGCTGTCAGTGACCCGGTCCATGTGCCCATTCCTGGAGCCGGCGAGGTGGTGCTGATCGCGGTGGCGGACAGGCTGCCCGTGACCGACCGGCCGTTGGTGCAACATATCGGCGGTCTGATCGCGTTGGAATTGGAACATGATGCTGCGCAACGCGATCGGATGCGCGCGTCGGGTGCGGATCTATTGTCGGGACTGATCGACGAAAGCATCACGCTGTCGGCGGTCTGGCCCGAACTGCGCCACCGGGGGATGGTGGGCGACGTCGTGATGGCGTGCTGGAGCATGCCGGATGGTGCGCCGCTGAATCATCACAGCATCCACCGGCAGGTGTGCCTGCAGAACTACGATCCTCTCTTACTGGTGCGTGGGTCTGCCTTGGTGGGGCTCGTCCCCTACGACACCGAGATGCTGCAGCGCGTCGCAGCCAAGCTGGCGCCCGGTTGCGCGGTGGGCACCAGCTCGCAGCTGGCCATGAATACACACGTAGCCGAGGCGCTGCGGCAGGCGCAGCTCGCGGTCGCCCGGGCGCACGAACGCGGTAGTGCGATCGCCACATACGGCGACGAGGGCACCCGGGACTTCCTGCCGTCGAGTGTCGAGGACATCCGGCGCCTGGTCCGCAGCACCCTCGGCCCCATCATCGCCCATGACCGGGCCAACGACGGCAATCTGGTGGAATCGGTCCGGACCTTCCTGCGATACGACGGCGTCTGGCAGACCAGCGCGGACGCTCTCAACATCCACCGCCAAACGCTCGTTTACCGCCTCAAGAAGGTCGAGCAGCTGACCGGTCTCAAACCGACGAGCACGGAGGGGGCGGCGATGATCTGGCTTGCACTCACTGCGGCGGAGCGCGCCGAACTCACGCTCGACGACCTCGCCGACTGA
- a CDS encoding type III PLP-dependent enzyme domain-containing protein codes for MTLSTVVKSMFSARMPASVARRHSATLPSTEPEAVRGCASTQRSLGTVELALPASALADSAVARWARDCGVTVGVRTSRELGIALAADIAPIRMTVHAGGLNADELLFCTVNLGVGRIVVDSLDQIEQLASAKGRRQRVLVAVTRRGTGVGFGFDTHEATDAYSAVLSCPRLDLVGLYSEVGPDEHHFVSHPAAIGDMLAEMTQIRRDHGVVLTRIGLGGHGFTFGDGVGGLADVATSVDETLDDACATLRFPRPVVTVLAEPANRMPLAS; via the coding sequence GTGACACTCTCGACGGTCGTCAAGTCCATGTTCTCGGCCCGCATGCCGGCGTCGGTGGCCAGGCGACATTCTGCAACGCTGCCCTCGACGGAACCCGAAGCGGTGCGCGGCTGCGCGAGCACTCAGCGCTCCTTGGGTACGGTCGAGCTGGCGCTTCCGGCGTCGGCACTCGCCGACAGCGCGGTCGCGCGGTGGGCCCGGGACTGCGGCGTGACGGTGGGTGTGCGCACCAGCCGGGAACTAGGGATCGCTCTCGCGGCCGATATCGCACCCATCCGGATGACGGTCCACGCCGGCGGGCTGAACGCCGACGAATTACTCTTCTGCACAGTCAATCTCGGCGTCGGAAGAATCGTGGTCGATTCCTTGGATCAGATCGAGCAGCTTGCGTCGGCCAAGGGGCGCAGGCAGCGAGTGCTGGTCGCGGTGACGCGACGCGGTACAGGCGTTGGATTCGGCTTCGACACCCATGAGGCCACGGATGCGTATAGCGCTGTATTGAGTTGCCCACGACTGGATCTGGTGGGCTTGTACAGCGAGGTCGGACCCGACGAGCATCATTTCGTCAGCCATCCTGCCGCCATCGGCGACATGCTCGCTGAGATGACGCAGATTCGCCGCGATCACGGTGTGGTGCTGACTCGGATCGGGTTGGGCGGGCACGGTTTCACCTTCGGCGACGGTGTCGGTGGTCTTGCCGACGTGGCGACCTCGGTCGACGAGACGCTCGACGACGCGTGCGCGACCCTGCGGTTCCCGCGGCCCGTCGTCACCGTGTTGGCCGAGCCGGCCAACCGCATGCCGCTGGCCAGTTAG
- a CDS encoding amino acid permease, producing the protein MGIAGDGSHQLKKGLKQRHLTMLSLGGVIGAGLFVGSSATIHDAGPLAFITYAITGLIVLLVMRMLGEMAAARPSTGSFTDYARIAWGPWAGFSTGWLYWYFWVIVVGFEAVAGGQIIHDWIPAVPVWAIALGLMIIMTFVNLLSVGAFGEAEYWFASIKVVAIVAFIAVSALFVLGLWPGASMDFSNLTSHGGLLPHGLATLFVGVVVVIFSMTGVEVVTVAAAESAEPARAIRKAVNSVVFRILLFFVISTFLIVVIVPWDSVVPGESPFVAALNRIGIPGAGNLLNLVILVAVLSVLNSGLYTSSRLLFVMGDRGDAPSWMSATNKRGVPVKGILACTVVGYGCVVLAAVWPDTVFLFLINASGAVFLVVYFMICVSELRLRRVWERENPGILQFRMWLYPVLPILVTATIVAVLVSMGIRPEHRVELLQGLAVWAALTVIYLFTRRRRQHVKSAATPTAVAGSTDSERVTR; encoded by the coding sequence ATGGGAATCGCAGGCGACGGATCACATCAGTTGAAGAAGGGCCTCAAGCAGCGCCATCTCACGATGCTCTCGCTCGGCGGGGTCATCGGTGCCGGGCTCTTTGTCGGGTCTAGTGCCACCATCCACGACGCCGGTCCACTCGCCTTCATTACTTATGCGATCACCGGTCTCATCGTGCTGCTGGTGATGCGGATGCTCGGCGAGATGGCCGCCGCACGCCCGTCGACCGGCTCGTTCACCGACTATGCCCGCATAGCGTGGGGGCCCTGGGCGGGCTTCTCCACGGGATGGCTGTACTGGTACTTCTGGGTGATCGTCGTCGGCTTCGAAGCGGTCGCCGGCGGCCAGATCATCCACGACTGGATCCCCGCGGTACCGGTGTGGGCGATCGCTCTCGGCCTGATGATCATCATGACCTTCGTCAATCTGTTGTCGGTAGGGGCGTTTGGGGAGGCCGAATATTGGTTCGCCAGCATTAAGGTCGTCGCGATCGTGGCCTTCATCGCCGTCAGCGCGCTGTTCGTGCTCGGGCTCTGGCCGGGCGCATCGATGGACTTTTCCAACCTGACTAGTCACGGAGGTTTGCTGCCTCACGGCCTGGCCACGCTGTTCGTCGGTGTCGTGGTGGTCATCTTCTCCATGACCGGCGTGGAGGTGGTGACGGTGGCTGCGGCGGAATCCGCCGAACCTGCCCGGGCCATTCGCAAGGCGGTGAACTCCGTGGTCTTCCGCATTCTCCTCTTCTTTGTCATCTCGACGTTCCTAATCGTGGTGATCGTGCCCTGGGATTCGGTGGTGCCAGGCGAGTCACCGTTCGTCGCCGCCTTGAACCGCATCGGCATCCCCGGCGCCGGAAACCTGCTCAATCTGGTGATCCTGGTCGCGGTGCTGTCGGTGCTGAACTCGGGTCTGTACACGTCCTCGCGGCTGCTTTTCGTCATGGGTGATCGCGGCGACGCCCCGTCGTGGATGTCGGCGACCAACAAGCGCGGCGTCCCGGTCAAAGGCATTCTCGCCTGCACGGTCGTCGGGTACGGCTGCGTGGTTCTGGCCGCGGTGTGGCCCGACACCGTCTTTCTGTTCCTCATCAACGCATCTGGCGCGGTGTTCCTAGTCGTGTACTTCATGATCTGCGTCTCGGAACTGCGCCTGCGTCGAGTCTGGGAACGCGAGAACCCCGGAATCCTGCAGTTCCGGATGTGGCTTTATCCGGTGCTGCCGATCCTGGTCACCGCAACCATCGTGGCGGTCCTGGTCAGCATGGGCATCCGACCCGAGCATCGGGTCGAACTGTTGCAAGGGCTGGCTGTCTGGGCCGCATTGACGGTGATCTACCTGTTCACGAGGCGGCGCCGCCAGCACGTGAAATCAGCGGCTACGCCGACGGCCGTCGCCGGTTCCACGGACAGTGAGCGCGTCACGCGGTGA
- a CDS encoding nitroreductase family deazaflavin-dependent oxidoreductase, translated as MANKLADAIATVAERISSILGPGAMRALARFNKYVTNPIQRMWAPYLPYMAVIEHVDRKSGTSYRTPVMAFVDNSAITVVLNYGAQSDWVRNVQAGEAGVIQRGKHYRLADPRVITLDSPDLPRAVQGINTSAHSALHGRLAAD; from the coding sequence ATGGCGAACAAACTGGCAGACGCGATTGCCACAGTGGCAGAACGCATTTCATCGATACTGGGCCCGGGTGCCATGCGCGCACTGGCTCGGTTCAACAAGTACGTGACCAACCCGATACAGCGGATGTGGGCCCCGTACCTGCCCTACATGGCGGTCATCGAGCATGTGGACCGCAAGTCGGGCACCAGCTACCGCACGCCGGTCATGGCGTTCGTTGACAACAGCGCCATCACCGTCGTCCTGAATTACGGCGCACAGTCTGATTGGGTACGCAACGTCCAAGCCGGCGAGGCCGGCGTGATCCAGCGAGGCAAGCACTACCGGTTGGCCGATCCTCGGGTCATCACCCTCGACTCCCCTGACTTGCCGAGGGCCGTGCAGGGCATCAACACCTCCGCGCACAGCGCCCTGCACGGCCGTCTCGCCGCCGACTAA